The DNA region TCGACGAGAGCGGGGTTATCTGCAAGACGAAGATCGCGGCGGAACCACAGGATGGCGGTAGTCATGCCCCTAGTATCCAGTCTTTGTGTGAAGTGTGAATCGTGCTCGCCATCCATTCAGCAGCGATGCTTAGACTGGTCCCACTACGGCACCGTCCCCGCCGTTCGAATGAGGAGTTTTCCATGAACGTCAAGACCGTCCTCGGCCTTCCCCTGGCCGCCCTGCTCGCCACGGCGGCAGTCGCGCCGGCCTCGGCCGCCACGCTGACCCGCAGCGACGGCATCTACGTCCGCTGCGACCAGTGCGGCGTCGTCCAGAGCATCGAACACAACGTCGTCCAGGGCCGCGACCACGGCACCGCGGGTGCGGTCATCGGCGCCATCGCCGGCGGCGTCCTCGGCAACCAGGTCGGCAGGGGCAACGGCCGCAAGCTGGCTACTGTCGGCGGCGCGGTGGGCGGCGGCTTCGCCGGTAACGCGATCGGCAAAGGTGGCGGCAGCGAGAGCTACACGCTGCGTCTGAAGATGGGCGGTGGTGGGTACACCAATGTCCAGGTGAAGGATGCGAGCGCCATTCGCCAGGGCGACATCGTGGTGGTG from Luteibacter mycovicinus includes:
- a CDS encoding glycine zipper 2TM domain-containing protein, yielding MNVKTVLGLPLAALLATAAVAPASAATLTRSDGIYVRCDQCGVVQSIEHNVVQGRDHGTAGAVIGAIAGGVLGNQVGRGNGRKLATVGGAVGGGFAGNAIGKGGGSESYTLRLKMGGGGYTNVQVKDASAIRQGDIVVVDENGNVSRVQ